From a region of the Fervidicoccaceae archaeon genome:
- a CDS encoding biotin--[acetyl-CoA-carboxylase] ligase, translating into MSKLSRTNIEIFKLLLERGKLSGEALSRELGISRATVSRRVKELNENGFFINADDEGYSVPSNELLLFLNNFLGKMRASLQYRAVLLDSCDSSQDLAEDMARRGAEEGSFVICGEIKSARGRLGRRWIANRGGLWLSLILKPGFIEGIHLISLALGVSFAQGIEEVLGVSPKLKWPNDIMIAERKVGGILVEAKVDPDGFAYAIAGVGINVNNDIEPFLKQEAASLKNIVGREVPIIPLLGRSLYLFSQKYENLKAKRTQEIILQWKAMSMTLGRRVKAIFKPDDAKEGIAVDIASDGSLILQLDSGEKVRIYAGDIVHLR; encoded by the coding sequence ATGAGCAAGCTATCGAGGACAAACATTGAGATTTTCAAACTGCTCCTAGAAAGGGGCAAACTATCGGGGGAGGCCTTGTCTAGAGAGCTCGGGATATCTAGAGCTACAGTGAGCCGAAGGGTTAAGGAGCTAAATGAAAACGGCTTTTTCATCAATGCGGATGATGAGGGCTACTCTGTCCCCTCCAATGAATTGCTATTGTTCCTAAATAATTTCCTTGGAAAAATGAGGGCTTCTCTTCAATACAGGGCTGTGCTCCTCGATTCATGCGACAGCTCACAGGACCTTGCAGAGGATATGGCAAGAAGAGGTGCTGAGGAAGGAAGCTTCGTGATTTGTGGAGAAATAAAGAGCGCAAGAGGCAGGCTTGGGAGAAGGTGGATCGCGAATCGAGGAGGACTATGGCTCTCCCTCATTCTGAAGCCAGGCTTCATCGAGGGTATACATCTAATTTCACTAGCGCTTGGAGTTTCCTTTGCCCAGGGGATAGAGGAAGTGCTTGGAGTGTCGCCCAAGCTTAAATGGCCCAATGATATAATGATAGCAGAAAGGAAAGTTGGAGGCATTCTGGTTGAAGCAAAGGTGGATCCTGATGGTTTTGCTTATGCAATTGCTGGCGTGGGAATAAACGTTAACAATGATATAGAACCCTTTTTGAAGCAAGAGGCAGCCTCCCTTAAGAACATTGTAGGGAGGGAAGTACCAATTATTCCCCTATTGGGAAGATCTCTCTATCTATTCAGCCAGAAATATGAGAATCTGAAGGCTAAGAGGACCCAGGAAATTATTCTCCAATGGAAAGCAATGTCCATGACATTGGGAAGGAGAGTGAAAGCCATTTTCAAGCCAGACGATGCTAAGGAAGGGATAGCTGTTGACATCGCTTCAGATGGCTCTCT